The Paenibacillus swuensis genome contains the following window.
GTGATGAACAGAGCTTCAATATTGGCGAATAAGCTACTTCATTATTTGCAACAGGAGCCTAAAGAGGCGTCAACATTAAACAGAGATGCCTACTTAGAGAGGTTCCACGCACATGTAATTAGGAATAAAAAAATGGGGTATGTTGGAGAGGCTGTGGAGCAGGAGGTAGTTGCTTATAAATATGTGGATGACAAAGGAGCAATATGGGATCACCTCTGGTCCCAGTATCCACAATATCAACCTATTATTGTAGAGTGGCTGGCGTCTATACAAAGAGAAGACAAAGCTATGCGCAAAGTTATTATTGGTATACTTGTTCAACTGATGTCAAATTATGTAGAAGATATTATTCATGTGGTCATCCTAAAATGGTTAAAATCCGATAACGCTGGAGATCGTATCTTTCTAATCAGTGTACTTAAAGAGTATGCACGAAAAGATATTGGTGCGGCTAATTTAGTCTATCAATTAATAAATAAGTGGTTAAGTCTCAAGCAATATAATATGGAATGGATATCGGCAAAACTGCTGGGTACACATATCGCAAAGGTAAATTTTGAGGAGAGCCTACTGATGCTACGAAATCTGTATTACTCTCCGAGTCCTAATATTAGAAACAATGCAAAACGCAGCTTTAACTACATAACCAGCGTAGTAACAGTGGAGCGCCAATATGAAGAGGCATATTATCAATTCTGGATTGAATGGATTATTCGTATGGATGTTGATGCTGCAGAAGTGATTCTAATGATGACAGAGCTTTTTGGCCAGAATCTAGCGTTATTTCTTTACGCAGACACTAAATATGATAAGAGTTTTTGGCTAAAGTACTTTCTATCCTGCCGCTTCTTTGATGGGAAGGATTTCATTAAAGTCAGGGACGCCACTCAGCAACTATCCAGTAAAATATATCAAACCAGCAAGCAATTGCCGAAAAATGAGCAAAGATGCAGAGACTTCGAGGCATTATTCTCTAAGTATAAGCAAGCATAATAAAGGAGAGATAGAATGAGTAACTTTACGTTCATTAAACAAAGTTCCAATGTAGATTCGAGCATGTTCTCGCTGGCGAATGAGCCTGTGGCCTCCGTTCATGAAAATCTTGTATACATAAATGCTAAAGGTGAATTACATGTTATTCCTAGCGGCCAGCAGCTTTCAAGAAAGGTAAAGAAAGCAAACCGCTACCATGCAGTATACTCAGTTTCAAAGGAAGCCCATGTCTATCAGCATACTGGTGAATATGAATCCTCTGACATTGGGCAATATTTTCAAATCTCCATAACACTGAAGCTGTCGGTTGGCGACCCTATTCAATATGTAATTAGTGATGAGCACGAGGTTTATGATTTGCTGGAACCCAAATTCAGAAATGCAATGAGAAAATACGCAAAATATTATTCAATCCTTGATCACAAGAACGCCATTGGCAGCTTTGACGAAGTAATGGAGAGAATGGGAATCGCTGAAGAGCTTGAAAATTTTGGATTGAAGGTAAAGTTAAATGATTACACGATTGATTTAACAACCGACTCTAAGAATTATTACAATCTCATGTTTAAGATGGTTCGAGACAAAGAGATTAAGATAAAGCAGGATCAAATAGATATTGAAACAAGACATGAGAGTGAAAGATTGCAGGCGGCTATGCAGGAATCACGAACGAAAGAAATTATAAATAATTATATTATTAATTTGCAATCAGATGGCTATGTATTGGCCACAGCAAAGCTTCAGCAGATATCACCCGAGCTGTACAGTCTGATGTATTCGAATTGGGAGCAAGAGAAGGATGAAGTGAAGCAGCTTGTTCAAAGCGGTATAAGTGTTGAGGACGCAAAGAGTATTGTAAAGGAGAAGCAGCTGGCTCTTGGTCAAGGACAAGCAACACCTATAGCAGTTAATAGCGTAAGAGAAAAGCCAAAGAAGTCGTTAGGTGAATTTTTTGCGGGAAATATTGATGACATGGAGGATCAACGATGATAAACAGTGGAAATTTCCTCCAGATTATACAAACCCAGAACCCGACATTGCTGGAGGCTCTACAAGAAGGCATTAAGGGGTATCTTATTATTGGTTTTATTGCCTCCATTCTTCTGGTGTACATTGTCGTCCCGATGTGCATATGGTTGCTCAGCCAGCTACGGGGAAGGCTAATAAAGGTTCTTGCTGCATTCGTTAGACTGTTAGCATACATGGTAGATTTCCTATTTATCTTTTTCATGCGAATCTTTAGAGTAAAAAAAATTCCGAATATGCTGGATTTTAACGGAGACTGGCTTTCCAATTACGCTAATAAGCAAACAGTAAATCGGCATGCGTTTATAATGAGTTATAAGAATAAACGCAAAAAAGTAGCACTCTTAATCATAGCATTTTTTATATCCTTCTTCACCCTTTCGGATAGATATAGGTGGTATGAAAAATCAGTAGCCGTTGAAAAAATATATTTGTCCATTAATGATGTCTTTACTTATGCGGATGGGCTTAAGGAGCAATTATTAGCCGAGAACAGTATCGCTGTGGCTGTAGAAAACGTCACTATCACTTACATTAAACTCAATAAAGGTGAACCCATGGGTAATATTCGTTCTGAGGGGTCATTAAGTGCTGAACAGATCGGTGTAGCCAAAGCAGGAGAAACACTTGAATTTTTACAGGAAGAGAAGAAAGACGGGAAGCGGATTTGGTATAAAGTAAGAACAGCTAAGGGTCAAGTGGGCTGGATTTCAGGTGCCATCAGTTCTAAGGTTGAGGTTGTTCAATCTAAACCATGAGAGGAATAAGATTATGGTGATTAGTACATCAAATATAGTAATTCCTGACGATATTAAAGAGCTAATAGAGCTACTTGCTGAGAACATACATGATAAATGGGGGGAACAAAGGCTTGCAGAGGGCTGGAAATATGGCCCTTTCCGAGACGACATTCTGAAGACCCATCCTGGTCTGGTGCCTTATCATGATTTGAGCGAAAGCGAGAAGGAATATGATCGAATTACAGCATTGGAGACCATTAAGTTAATCTTAAAGCTGGGCTTCAGTATTGAGAGATCCAGTTATAGATTGTCAATAAAAAATAAAGAGGATCAGTCTGGCCAGTCACTGCTGATCTTAAAAGACGATCAGGATATCAATCGCGCGGAGCGGTTCGAAATTGCGTTTAATCACATTCATCTGTTATTAAAAAGCTTATTAATGGATAGGAACGATAGTGCTCCATTTGTTTCCTTGGTTCATGAATTAAGCAGAAAGCATGCATTAATTGCAAGAGAGGCTGGTAAGCTGAAGCAATATGCTAAGCTGAGAAACGCATTGGTGCATGAGTTTTTTGGCAAAGCGAATTATATTGCTGTCCCTCATGAGGATGTGGTGGTGGACATTGAGCGTATTCAGCGCCTGCTAAATGTGCCGCCCACTGCGCTTTCTATTTCCAGCAAACGAGTGTTGTATATGAAACATAATGATCAGCTGATAACTGTCATGAGGCAAATGGAGAAATTTCAATGTACAAGCGTACCCATTTATCAGCGCAAGCAATTCATTGGTTTGTTAACGGAGGATGGAATTAATCGTTGGCTAGTTAAGCGCTTCGAATCTGCTAGCACTATAGAATTTAGCGGTGTTACTGCATATGAAGTTTTAAAATATGAATTAAGAACCAACGTCATCTTTATGGCGAGGGGCACAAATGTATACGATATCGAGGATATATTCGAGCAAAAGATGCTAGCCAAACAAAAAGTAGACGCAATTATTATTTCGGACTCTGGTAGTGATCAACAATTCCCTTTGGGAATCATTACATCATGGGATTTAATTAAAATTGATTAGGCTTATTCGTATTAGGAGCAGGTAAGCTGAACTACAGAATGCTTCATAGCCTACATAGTTCACTTTGTTTAATTATGCTAAAATTAGAGCACAATGAATTGGCTCACACTCCTGAGCTTACACACAGAACAGATGGAGGTTCAACATGACAGCATATGAAGAGATGCATTCAGGTAATTTATATAATTGTAGCGATGAGGAATTATTGAACGTACAGAGAGAATGTCTGGAGAGACTATACGATTTTAACGCAACACGTCCGTCCGAGGCGGACAAGCGTAAACAGCTGATGGAGCAAATGTTTGCGGAACTAGGGGCCGACTGTTACATTGAACCGCCGTTTCATGCGAACTGGGGCGGGAAGCACGTACATTTTGGAAAAGGAATTTATGCCAACTTTAATCTGACGATGGTGGATGACACTCATATTTATGTGGGAGACCACACCATGTTTGGTCCTAATGTAACCGTAGCGACCGCGGGCCATCCCATTGTTCCCCACCTTCGCGAGAATGTGACACAATTCAATATGCCGGTACACATTGGTCGGAATGTCTGGATTGGTGCAGGCGCGATCATTCTCCCAGGCATCACCATTGGTGATAATACCGTCATTGGAGCTGGAAGTGTTGTCACGAAGGATGTACCTGCTAATGTGATTGCTGTGGGAAATCCTTGCCGCGTGTTGAGAGAAATTAATGACCATGACAAGGAATATTACTATAAAAATAGAAGAATTGAATCTAAGTAAGAGCCGAGGCATAGGTGTGGTGATGTAATGAACCAGAAACAAGAGGCCGTGGAAATGTTCGAGGAGTTACGTGCGGAACTTATCGGTTATTGTTACCGGATGATGGGGTCTATCTTTGAAGCTGAAGATGCGGTACAGGACACGATGATTCGCGTCTGGCAGAACGGGGAACAGATTCGGCAGGACTCTTCTCGTCGAGCATGGATCTATCGGATCGCGACCAATGTTTGTCTAGATCGGTTAAGGAGTGCAAAGCGCCGCGCTCTTCCGATGAATCTCTCAGAACCGGCAGCTACTATAACGGAGCCCAGGGATCACTTGTCTCGAACTTCTTGGATATGGCCTGCCCCAGCTGCAATGGGAGATCCGGTCAATACCGTACTTAGCAGAGAAACCATTCAATTATCGTTTATTGCGATTCTTCAACTATTGCCGCCCCGGCAACGCGCTGCTCTGGTCCTGCTTGATGTCTTCCGATGGTCGGCCAGAGAAGCTGCGAATGCGATGGGGATGACCGAGGCAGCTGCCAACAGCGCATTGCAACGAGCACGGGCGACAATCGCTCAATCCAATCTTCGGTCCGATGAATGGCAAGGAGAGGACGGGGAAGCGGACCCACAACTGCTTGCCCGTTATGTGGAAGCTTTTGAACAGTACGATATTGATGCGTTATTAGCGTTATTTCACGAGAACGGCAGCTTGTCCATGCCGCCGTTTACGATGTGGGTACGCGGCAACTCAAATCTGTCGTTATTCTACGACAAGACACGCAGCCATTGTTTGGGCTCCCGGTTGCTGCCCATCCGGGCTAACGGGAATGTTCCGGCCTTTGCGCAGTATGTACCTTTTGAACACAATGGGGAAATGGTCCCCTGGAGCATTCATGTCCTCGAAATAAAACAAGGGAAGATCGCTCATATCCATCATTTTATCGATACCGATTTATTTGTACGATTTGGATTGCATACGAAGTTAGACGCGGATTCGAATTTATTTTGAAGCATACCGATGATTTTAAGGCTTCTGGATCGTCTATGTTATGAATCCTAATTCGATTCAAACTAAACTCGAGGAGGAAGAAATCTATGACCGTAAAGCTTACCCCCTATATCAATTTGGAAGGACGCGCAAAGGAAGCCATTCAGTTTTATGAACAAGCTATCGATGCAGAAGTCATCTCCCTTACTACTTACGGTGAAATGCCGGGCATGCCCAATACGTTCACGGATGATCTGAAAAGTCTTGTGGCGCACGCCAAGTTAAGAGTCGGCGAATCGGAACTCATGTTTTCCGATGCTCCCGGCGGTACAGCAATCGACACGGGAAAACGAGTAACGATATGCATTACAACAAGCGACGTAGAAAAATCAAAACGATTCTATGAAGCTTTACGGCAAGAAGGTCAAGTCAATATGCCGTTTAAAGAAGAACCCTTCAGCCCTGGTTTTGGCGATATAACGGATAAATTCGGAGTAACCTTTCAAATTTATACGGAAATTGAATGATAAATCTCAAAGAATATAAACAATAACAAAACGGTCGTCCTTCCGGAACATTTTCTCCGGGAAGGCGACCGTTTCTTTCAGAGCACGACCCTTCAACCTTGTTTAATCTACTGCTCGCTGATAACACCGCACGTAATCAATCGCGAACTCGCTCGGATACACAGGCTGTTCGGCCTTCCCACTCTCTGCTGCCGGGACTTCATAGATGTTAAGCATCAGTTGCATTGGATAATCGGGCGATTGTCGCGAGCGATGAACTAGTTCATTGTCGATGTAGAAGTCGACGCCTTCAGGAGTCCAATCGACCGCATACACATGGTAGAGCGTCGGGTCCATCGCAAATTCCTTCTCAAAAAACTCCTCTTCTATAGCAGGGTCGCCGAAAGCATGAATGCCAAAGCCGAGCGTACAAGACCCGTCCTTCACGTTCCACCCTTTCAACTCAAACGGGCAAATTTCCGCCGATCGTGTTGGCGCATCTTCAAACCCGATCATCCAAAACGCGCAAACGTTGTGTGGTGTGCCCAGCCCTTTGGCCCGAATCTCGAAGTAGCCGTATTGAGGGACAAACAACCGTTCCTCGGGTTGCTCTTCACGAACAAGGCATTCACTTGAGAACCGATGCTGTCCAATCGTGCTGTCGAGCGGTCCGGCGAAGACGCCTGTTTGTAGGTTGCTCACTTTCACATCCCCATTGAATTCAGGGCTCCACGGCATTTGTTCCTCGGTAATGCGCAATAGAAGCTGGCTTTCTTCAAACCGGTAATTCGCCGCGGAGTTCTGACGGCTGCTCCATTGTGGCAAGTAATAAGGCAGCCATTTCGTACGATCCAGCATGCTTGTCTCAAAGTCGTCTTGGAATACTAGGGTGTAACCGGGCTTTTCTAAAGGGTTCCTTGCAAAAGCTGTAGTTCGCATTGCATAACCAACTCCCTCTTTATCTAACTAACATAAATACTGGTATCAACACTCTCATATGATCCTATTATAGTCGAAATTTATAGCTTTGCTTACAGCATTTTCAAGTAGAATTGAATAGTTGTTTCCTGTAAAGTGTTCATTTGTTGTCTATTAAATTCAGTCATACGAAAGAAGGATAACCATGGGATTTATGAATGAATTTAAACGTGAAATGCGTAACGCGATTAGAGATGTAGACAAAGAAGCTAACAAAACCTGGAAAGTGGAGTTTCAAGGGCATCTTATTGAAGTTGTGCACCAGATGAAAGAAGAACACTTAATGATTGATGGTATTGTTGTAGATAAGCATGTGCGGACATCTATACTCTCTTATCTTACTCCTTACTCCCATTTAACAGGCACCTTGAACTTGGGAGATGGTCAAAAACATACCGTTTCCGTCAGACTGGGCGGATTTAGTCTAAAAGCTTTGAAATGCAGGGTCAAGATCAACCAAGTTACAGTGCTGGAGGATTCGAGAAAACTGGAATTTCTGCCATGGAACCACAAAGAGAAGATTCTACCCTACATACAGCATCAGATTCAAACGCACGGCAAAATCGTTGATGATAGGTTGCCGGATGACGACTATGTTTACGATGAGAACCATCCGCGTCAAGCAGCAGGCCTTTCTGATCTTATTTTAGACCATGAGCCCGTTCCGTTTCTCGCCAAGAAACTGTTGAAGTTGTTTAAGAAGCAAATCCATCATCCTTCCACAAAAACAAGGAGTGCCACTTACGAAGAAATTCTGTCCGAACACATTGTCAACTACAGGGAGGACCTCATTGAATGTTTCAAGCAGGCTCAGCTGGATGAGACTCTCGTTCAACGAGAGGCGCTCTGGCTTCTTGAACATGCCACGCACAGAGAGGTCGTAAAATTTGCCCTCACTGTACTTGGTTGCACAGATAGCCAAATTCACATGGAAATACTCTTACAGATTGGCATGCATGAGGAATTTACAGCCTATGTAGTATTTATATTCGTAGACGAGCCCAATGCATCGAATGAATCCATCTGGGAGCTGGCACAGTCTGTCTATGGCTGGGGCAAGCTGGTAGCCGTGGAACATCTAGAAGCAACAACGCCGGAAATCAAGCAGTGGCTACTGACTAAGGGGGGCGATGGCTTATTTATGCATAAACACTTTGTATTTGAGTGTGCGCTCAAAGGGGAGCTGGCGAGAGCCTTGTATCCGGAGCAAATTTCAAAAGAGCTTTACGATGGAGCCGGTCATATGATCCAAGCGCTGTTGGATATGTTAGACCCAGACCCGGAAATCGAAGAGTATCTGCTTGAAGAGGCGATCCTATTCCGTTATGTAGGTCATGCTCGTTTTCACTGCCGGACGATCGAGGACTTCCACCCCCTCATGAGTATAAGTACGTTTCTAAACTCAGAAAAAGCTTGGGAAGGACGATCTGACGACCTCTGGATGCAGCAGGAGCGCGCTTCTATCCAGCAAGAGCTTCAGGGTTTTCTGGATGACCCCAACTGTCCTGTACTTGCCATGGAGAAGGTATAGGAAGTAGTGGATTAATCAATTAGCGGCTGAATGATTTCAGCCGCTATTCTGAATTCTATGTCGGCAAACAGCTAATGAGGCAGACTGCCTGCGCACTCAAGCAAATCGGGGTGCATAGGACAGCGAAGATGCCGCATGCGGCCCGGCAAGAGTTTCCAATCTGAAAACATCTTGCTCTGCAATCAGGATCGGAGGTTGCGGTTGCGCCCTTGCGAGACCGCGGAATCAGCTTCTTTATTTCACGCTCAAGCTTAGTGAATAGTCGTTTAAGGGCAAGTTCAAGGGAATTGTCTATGCTGATCTTCAATGTGGTCCCGTCTTTGAATCTTACTTTTTTCTTACCCGTGCAAGAGCACCCCGTTTGACACCCGCAACCGAGTTTAATGGGAATGATTGATTGCTTATTTATGAATCCTTTAGCATGGATATTGCCGTTCTTCACTTGGAGAAGGATGTTGGCGCTGGAGACGCCGTGCACTTGTTTACCGAAGGAAGCAGTGAGTCTGCTGCTT
Protein-coding sequences here:
- a CDS encoding VOC family protein, whose amino-acid sequence is MTVKLTPYINLEGRAKEAIQFYEQAIDAEVISLTTYGEMPGMPNTFTDDLKSLVAHAKLRVGESELMFSDAPGGTAIDTGKRVTICITTSDVEKSKRFYEALRQEGQVNMPFKEEPFSPGFGDITDKFGVTFQIYTEIE
- a CDS encoding RyR domain-containing protein; translation: MVISTSNIVIPDDIKELIELLAENIHDKWGEQRLAEGWKYGPFRDDILKTHPGLVPYHDLSESEKEYDRITALETIKLILKLGFSIERSSYRLSIKNKEDQSGQSLLILKDDQDINRAERFEIAFNHIHLLLKSLLMDRNDSAPFVSLVHELSRKHALIAREAGKLKQYAKLRNALVHEFFGKANYIAVPHEDVVVDIERIQRLLNVPPTALSISSKRVLYMKHNDQLITVMRQMEKFQCTSVPIYQRKQFIGLLTEDGINRWLVKRFESASTIEFSGVTAYEVLKYELRTNVIFMARGTNVYDIEDIFEQKMLAKQKVDAIIISDSGSDQQFPLGIITSWDLIKID
- a CDS encoding sugar O-acetyltransferase, encoding MTAYEEMHSGNLYNCSDEELLNVQRECLERLYDFNATRPSEADKRKQLMEQMFAELGADCYIEPPFHANWGGKHVHFGKGIYANFNLTMVDDTHIYVGDHTMFGPNVTVATAGHPIVPHLRENVTQFNMPVHIGRNVWIGAGAIILPGITIGDNTVIGAGSVVTKDVPANVIAVGNPCRVLREINDHDKEYYYKNRRIESK
- a CDS encoding glycoside hydrolase family 16 protein, translated to MRTTAFARNPLEKPGYTLVFQDDFETSMLDRTKWLPYYLPQWSSRQNSAANYRFEESQLLLRITEEQMPWSPEFNGDVKVSNLQTGVFAGPLDSTIGQHRFSSECLVREEQPEERLFVPQYGYFEIRAKGLGTPHNVCAFWMIGFEDAPTRSAEICPFELKGWNVKDGSCTLGFGIHAFGDPAIEEEFFEKEFAMDPTLYHVYAVDWTPEGVDFYIDNELVHRSRQSPDYPMQLMLNIYEVPAAESGKAEQPVYPSEFAIDYVRCYQRAVD
- a CDS encoding SH3 domain-containing protein, with translation MINSGNFLQIIQTQNPTLLEALQEGIKGYLIIGFIASILLVYIVVPMCIWLLSQLRGRLIKVLAAFVRLLAYMVDFLFIFFMRIFRVKKIPNMLDFNGDWLSNYANKQTVNRHAFIMSYKNKRKKVALLIIAFFISFFTLSDRYRWYEKSVAVEKIYLSINDVFTYADGLKEQLLAENSIAVAVENVTITYIKLNKGEPMGNIRSEGSLSAEQIGVAKAGETLEFLQEEKKDGKRIWYKVRTAKGQVGWISGAISSKVEVVQSKP
- a CDS encoding sigma-70 family RNA polymerase sigma factor; translation: MNQKQEAVEMFEELRAELIGYCYRMMGSIFEAEDAVQDTMIRVWQNGEQIRQDSSRRAWIYRIATNVCLDRLRSAKRRALPMNLSEPAATITEPRDHLSRTSWIWPAPAAMGDPVNTVLSRETIQLSFIAILQLLPPRQRAALVLLDVFRWSAREAANAMGMTEAAANSALQRARATIAQSNLRSDEWQGEDGEADPQLLARYVEAFEQYDIDALLALFHENGSLSMPPFTMWVRGNSNLSLFYDKTRSHCLGSRLLPIRANGNVPAFAQYVPFEHNGEMVPWSIHVLEIKQGKIAHIHHFIDTDLFVRFGLHTKLDADSNLF